DNA from Amycolatopsis sp. DSM 110486:
CGATGACGGCCGCCGGCGAGGCGGAGTTCGCAGTGCTCGCCGACCGTCATCGTCCGGAGCTGCTCGCGCACTGCTACCGGATGCTCGGGTCGCTGCAGGAATCGGAAGATCTCGTGCAGGAAACGTACTTGCGCGCCTGGCGCTACTACGACCGGTTCGAGGGCCGCTCCTCGGTGCGGTTGTGGCTGTACAAGATCGCGACCACGACGTGCCTGACCGCGCTCAAGAACCGCCGGCGCCGACCGCTTCCGTCGGGCCTCAGCGCGCCGTCGGACGACGCCGAGGTGGCGCTCGGCGGGCCGGAAGCGGACATCCCCTGGCTGCAGCCGGCGCCCGACAGCCTGTTGCACGCCTCCACCGCCGACCCCGCGACGGTCGTGTCCGGCCGCGCCGGGGTGCGGCTGGCGTTCGTCGCGGCCCTGCAGCAGCTGTCCGCGCGGCAGCGCGCGGTCCTGATCCTGCGCGACGTCCTCGGCTGGCACGCCAGAGAGGTCGCCGAGATGCTCGACACCTCCGTCGCCGCGGTCACCAGCGCGTTGCAACGCGCCCGGGCCCACCTGGCTCAGGCCGGTCCGATTGCGGACGACGTCGCCGAACCCACGGAACCCGAGCTGCGGAACCTTCTCGACCGCTACGTCGCGGCCTTCGAACACGCGGACGTCGCCGCGCTGGCGAACCTGCTGCGGGCCGACGTCGAGCTGGAGATGCCTCCGATTCCCACGTGGTTCACCGGCGCCGACGTGGTGTGCGCGTTTTTGGCCAGGGAGGTCCTGAGCACGCCGGGTCAGTGGCGCCTGATCGCCACGCGCGCCAACGGCGCCCCCGCCTTCGCCGTGTACCAGCGCGGCGGCGATGGCGCTTTCCACGCCTACGGTGTGCAGGTTCTTTCGCTGATCGGTGCGCACGTCGCCCGCATCAACGCCTTTCTCGATCCCGGCCTGATCGCCGCCTTCGACCTGCCTGCGGTGGTACCGGCACCACCTGCCACTCCGCGCGCTGCCCGGACGTGAGCGGGCCGCTCGTGCGTCCCGGCGGCGAGGAGAGGTCCGTTCTCGGCAGCGCCGCCCGGTACCTGTTGCGCAGCGTCCTGTTGGCGCGCGACGCCGATCTGTCGGCACGGACACCGTGCCCGGATTGGAACCTGGGTGACCTGCTCCGCCACGTCCGAGCGTCGCTGGAAGATCTCACCGGAGTGCTGATCGCGAGCGAGCCACCGTACGCCCGCGGCCCGGAGCCCGACGCGGAGCCGGTCGCCGCGATCCGCGCCCGCCTCGTCGACC
Protein-coding regions in this window:
- a CDS encoding sigma-70 family RNA polymerase sigma factor, which gives rise to MTAAGEAEFAVLADRHRPELLAHCYRMLGSLQESEDLVQETYLRAWRYYDRFEGRSSVRLWLYKIATTTCLTALKNRRRRPLPSGLSAPSDDAEVALGGPEADIPWLQPAPDSLLHASTADPATVVSGRAGVRLAFVAALQQLSARQRAVLILRDVLGWHAREVAEMLDTSVAAVTSALQRARAHLAQAGPIADDVAEPTEPELRNLLDRYVAAFEHADVAALANLLRADVELEMPPIPTWFTGADVVCAFLAREVLSTPGQWRLIATRANGAPAFAVYQRGGDGAFHAYGVQVLSLIGAHVARINAFLDPGLIAAFDLPAVVPAPPATPRAART